gaaagaaaatatttgtagattaTGAAAACTGAAATTTAGGAACTTCAATATACATGTTTCTttgcaaaataaagaataaaaggaataatTCATGTCAAATGGTCACAGGTTAGAGAACCGATTTTCCTCCTGAGGCTCATTTTAGCAAACCCTCCAAGTACCCCCAAATCTTCTGGCTGAAAAGCCACAACCTGAGAAaggcacccctccccaccccaccgctccTGCGCTAACACTGGCCCCCACAGTGCCCGTCCAGCGGCTTCTGCAGGGCTGTGCTGGTCACGGGGACTGGGAACATCAGGCTGGAACGCCGCCGCCTCCCAGCCACGTCACCTCGGGCCCCCGCTGCTTTCCACAAACTAACTTGGCTCAGCTACTCTGCAATGGAGAGACGTTCCCTTAGCAGCAGAGTACTCCGAGCACCACCTTTTCCAGCATTTTCCAGACTCATATTGCACTCAGAGGGCCAAGGCTGCATCCCGAGGCTTTGTGAAAAGGTTTCCGCCAGCATACCAAGTGCCCGTCCATGGGACTCGCAGCTTTTGGATGCCTACAAACACTGCTGGTTAATTTCCCAATTAAACAGTCATACAAAACACACACTAGGTCAACGAAGaactgagaagaagaaaaagaccccgAAGTCTTTCAGCCCCTGCCCCCTTaccccaaatacacacacaggaAAGAACTCTTCTTATAAATTCAAGTTCATCATCTGAGAGGTCGAAGCCTCCAGCGATTCCTCCAGTTCCAGGGCACATTGAGTGTATGCTTCCAGATGGTTTCTCCAGATTTCAACTGGAAACAAGAAAGCGCACAGCTGATGGACAGGCGGGGACAGTCAGGGAAGTCTCTTGGAAAGCAAGCAGCATGTGGCCTGCCCAGCGAACCAGCTCCCTAGATGGGGCCCAGCAAGGACTCAAGCCCAAGTCCCCAGCTGCAGCCCCCTCGTGAGCAGCATCAAACACCTTGGCGCACGCCGGCCTTGACAACCGCCCGCCAGGGATACAGCTGTCCTCAAGGATGCCCTCTGTTTGGGTGCCATCTGACCCGAGGTCTGTCTGAGACATCCACTGACCAGCCCTCCCAAGTTTGAGACCACCTCTTAAACAAGGGCCGGGTCTTAACGGGGCCTTTTGCAGCCGGTCCTGCCACAGTGGCCATGCTGCTCTCCTGGGCACCCTTTTTAATCAGTGTCGATGAAGACTTAGAGGAGGCTCAACCCCAAATCCATTCCCCAGCACTCACTGTAGCGTGGCTCCTCTTTTCCGGCAGGGGCCAGGGGTCTGTCCTCTGCAGAGCAGCTGGGGCCCTGCGTGGGCGGGCTAGCGGGTGCGAGGGGCCCAGGCTCTCCCGGCAGCTCCCAGTGCGCATTCTCCAGCATGGTCCTGTACGCCTGCCGGGCCGCCATCGTCAGCTCGACCATCTTGTGGAACTGGTCCTTGGGCAGAAACGAGAGCACAGGTGACATCCCCTGCAAACTGGCGATGGCGCCCTCCACAGGGAAGCAGGGTGATGCCCGCCTGCGGTGCTGCCCGAGGGAAGAGCAGGTGCTGACCTCAGGCCTGCTTAAGGCTCCTCTGTGGCAGCAGTGAGCCCAGAGCTAAATTCGGAATCACACTTCCATGCTTTTAAGGAAACAAGGCCACCAACGCTGCTGCCTTCAACACTGGGGCCCCTGAGGCTCAGGGCTGCTGTGCTGTGGAAGTGCAGACAACCACCATCCCTCCCAACTCCCTCCCACGAGCAAGACAGGCCGGCGCCCCCTCGCCATCTCACCTGGGCCCCGTCGTAGCTAAAGATCCCCACCACGCTGACAGGAACAGCCTTGTTCAGACTGCGCCCCAGAGCTTTGCGGTTGAGAGCAAACACAAAGGGGATGTTCTGCTCACAGGCGTAGTCAATGATGGTGTGCAGGGTGTCGTCCAGCCCACCTGGTCAAAGGACAGCAAAAGTGACAAGGAAGTGCATCACACGAGCATGCTGGTGACACTGGCCGCCAACGGCTTTTCCTGACAGTGACACTCCTCGCTCTTTCCTTACTCAAGCCAGTGTCCCAGGCCAGGTTTCACCGGGAGAGAGCCAGTCACTGCGGTGCAAGTACACTATTACTTCGGCCACATGGAAGAAATCAACTCTCCAAGAGAGACACTTCTAAAAGCAATAAAACATGATAAAACATGTCCACGTCAAGTCAACAGCTGGTGCTGGTGCTGTGCGTAATGGAAAAATGAAGTCTtggtaagtatttgctgaatactGTGTGCCACTCTCGGTCTAATGGCCTCGTGTGGACTGGCTCCTATATCCTCACAAAACCCTGAGGGGGAGGCTGCACCCCGCTTAGAGGTGGAAATCCAGAGCCCAGAGaggtcactgagtacctccaACCCTGCCTCCCAGCGAAGCACCAGCCGggcaggagtggggtgggggtggcacCGAGAGCAGAGAGGGTGAAGGGAGCCCTGCGTGCGGGTGATGTGCCTGTGGAGCCAGAAACCCAGCGGCACTGACGAGTTACCACCAACAGGAGGATCACATCTGGGCGTCTGTGCACGAGTAATGCAGAAACCACCAGTCTGCACACACGCATCAGCCAGCTAGAATGTAAAACGGAAGAAATGACTCTATATATGACAACAACCAAAGACTACAACAGGTGGGGATAAATGTGGCAAGAAACGTGAGAGATTTATAGAGCAACTTCAACATGCTAGTGAAACacaatagaaaatctaaacaaaaGGCACCTATGCTCTTGGATGGAATGATCCAATATGATCACATGTCAATTCTATGTTAACGTAAAACTTTTTATACTGTAATTTACTCtaagtgggatttttttgagaaataagaaaatattggtttggccaaaaggttcgttctttttttccgtaagatgtctctagtagcacttagctgtctttaacttcatttgaaacaattgttagattgtattgtgacagctgtcatatcagcatgcatttaaaaaaacatcgaaattggtgaatttttgtgtagccattttaatattgaagatggaagaaaaacaacattttcagcatattatgctttattatttcaagaaaggtaaaaacgcaacggAAAcgcaaaaaaaaagatttgtgcagtatatggagaaggtgctgtgactgagcAAACGTGTCAAGTGatttgcaaagtttcgtgctggagatttctcgctggctgatgctccacggtcaggcagaccagttgaagttgataacgaccaaatcaagacattaattgagaacaatcaacgttataccactcAGGAgacagccgacatactcaaaatatccacatcaagcactgaaaatcatttgcaccagcttggttatgttaatcgcgttgatgtttgggttccacagaaGTTAAGCAAAAGAAcgttcttgactgtatttccttatgcgattctctactgaaatgtaacgaaaatgttccgtttttaaaacaaattgtgatgggtgatgaaaagtggatactgtacaataatgtggaacggaagagatcatggggcaagcgaaatgaaccaccaccaaccacaccaaaggctggtcttcatccaaagaaggtgatggtgtatatatggtgggattggaagggagttctctatcatgagctccttctggaaaaccgaacgattaattccaacaagtactgctcccagttagaccaactgaaagcagcacttgaaaaatacccagaattagtcaaaagaaaatgcatcatcttccatcaggataacgcaagactgcatgtttctttgataaccagacaaaaactgttacagcttggctgggctgGGAAGTTCCGATTCATCCgtcgtattcaccagacattgcaccttcggatttccatttatttcagtttttacaaAAATCTCTTGActgaaaaaatttccatttcctggaagactgtaaaaggcacccgggacagttctttgctcaaaaagataaaaagctttgggaagatggaattatgaagttgcctgaaaaatggcagaaggtagtggaacaaaagggtgaatacgttgttcaataaagttcttggtgaaaatgaaaaatgtgtcttttatttttatgtaaaagtcaaagaaactttttggccaacccaatacacaaTATGAGAACAGCCTTTTGAAAAAGGAAACTAACGTCAGGCTAGCATCGCCAGGTATTAAAGCTTACTATAGAACTACAAGAACGTAAACGAGGGGATGAAGAACGACAGAATGGAAAGTCCAGAAACGAGCCAAATGCGTGGCACTTGAGCAGGTCGGCAAAAGCACTGTGAAGCACCGGAGAAGGTGCAGAAGGGACAGCGGGCGGGTCAGCCTCTGCAAAGATCCATCTTAGACTAAAACACATTCAAcctgaacaaaaatgaaaacatggaagaaccaggaaaaaaacagaattaagaaaaaaatctttaataaccCTGGAGTAGGAAGGTCGATGAATGACATAAAACCTAGAtgcaataaaaacaagaataaaaaaataccaaTATGTACACACCTGAAGTCTCTGCACGGCCAGAAAAGGTTTAAAGAGAAACAGGCACgtgacaaaacaaaaatatttacaactctTACCCAAAGGAgctcttatttattaaaaaaaggtacacataaatataaaaaagactgACATCCTAAAAGACAAATGAGCAAAGAATCAACAATTTACAGAAAATGCCAAGCCCTTAAACAAGTGGAAAGGTGCTCAACCTCCCTTCACAAGAAAATGCTAACAGAATCTTCCCAAGAgggtggggaggctgggaggaagcAGCACGCCCGGCTGTGTGGGCTGCAGTGTCCCTGGGGGGCAGCGTGGCATGTGCGTTAACCCGGTAAGTGCACAGGCCGTTTCGCTCTAGGAATGTACCTACAGAGATGTTCAGTAAGAAATGACAGtgtgtggacttccctggcggttcagtggttaagactgcgcttccactgcagggggtgtgggctcgatccctggtcggggaactaagatcctgcatgccgcgcagCGTGgccgaaaaaaaagaaaaaagaaaaaaactacagtgTGAAAGGTGCATCCTTGTTTATGGCTACAGAAATCTGAAtgcaactgaagtgtccatcagCCCAGGACTGTGCAGCCAGAAGAATGGGAGGGTCCCGAGCCAGACTGATACTAAAAAGAGCAAGGCACAAATGGGATCCAGGACACCAGATCACACACACACGGACTATCAAGGACACATCAAAATATGGCAATGGTGGTTGCCTCTGGATGGTGGGAAGTATCTGGGGGACTTACTCCCAAAGGAAAGTAACAAGCACTGAATCCTGCCCTCTTGCATGGAGAGCTCTTTGAACCTAGCATCTGGAAGGTTACAGCATGGCATTGCCCCGGTTCCTCTGCAAACTGACCGATTCCTGAGCGAACACACAACGTCTGCATGAGAAGGAAGAATTTCCCAAGATCTCCTATCACCTGGTATCTAATTACATATGATTACCTCATCTTCTTTCAAAAGAGGAACTTCTCAAATACACATCCTACTGCTGAGGGAACTGGGAACTCATTCTGCAGCTGGTTTGACTGGGCATTAATGGTTAAGCCCCACATCCCTTAAAcctgcccacccccctgcccAAGATCTCCCTGAACAGTATCAAAGATGATGAGGATGAAATCTCTGGGGAtataaactttaaagaaaaaacagttcTGGGCAGGCGGTGAAAAGCGGGAGACGGGACCAGAGGTGAGGCGATGGCTGTGTTCCTTACAGTGAGATATTTTCAGCTTACCATGGGAGGCTGACCGCGTCTCTTCAACATCAGCCCCATGGCCTCTCACTCAAGGGTCTGTCTCTGCCTTGTGTCCACCCCAACCCAGGAGCTGGTCACAAAGGCTGTTACAGCAGTGTGCAGAAAAGAGCTATAATGTGCCCGGCCCAACAGCTGCCATCCATAAAAAGGCCAGCTTACTTGGTTGACCCTTCACTGGTCCCTGAATTTGGGCTTTGGGAGGACTCGTCACCCCACCTGGGAAGAGTGGCTACTGTACCCAAAATGCATATGAGGATTACACTGAACACCAGCTTTCCTTCTGTGAGTCTGGAATGTGGGGACATGCCAGGCAGAGGGTGCCCATGTGACCAGCCCCAAGGAGCCTCCCTCATAGATGACATCACACTTCACACATGTTGTCACATCTCGTTTTGAGGGAATTCAGCGCATCCTCTCTGACTCCCCCGGGAGAGGACACTGGAAGCATGCACTGCTTTCCCCGACACAGCAGCCAAGTCGAGATGGTTTTGCTCAGCCCAGCTCCCAGCCGACGTTACTAGTGAGAGCTGAAAGCATCTCCAAGTGCCGACTTCTCAAAGTTCCACAGGAAGACAACTTAAAACAAGCAAATGCTCTATCAGGTAAACAATTTCCATTTAAAGTTTAAGTTCAGAATTATCAGGCAAATGCCACTCGGAGCAAATACAGTATTTTAACATAATCCCAGGCTGTAATACTAAATTTTACGTGTAAAATAACCGCAATCTATTGGCTATCTTTTCCAAGGAATAAACATTCTTAAAACACATAATCGAGTTCTTTATGcttcaaagcaaaaaataaacaatgtagGGACGGATGATTCAACAacgttattttaaatgtataacaaATCCTTGAGATGCCCATCAGTACATTCCTAGCTCCATTCTCTGGCACAGTCAGAGTAGTGGGGGCTTAAAGAAAGAGCAAGGTGGACTGCCAACTGAATACACACATTCCCGTTTcttggtttgtctttttttttttttaattttttactttttaaaaaaatttatttatttttggctgctttgggtcttcgttgctgcacgtgggctttctctagttgcggcgagcggggggctgctcttcgttgaggtgcgcgggcttctcactgcggtagcttctcttgttgcggagcacgggctctaggtgcgcgggcttcagtagttgtggcacacgggctcagtagttgtggcacacgggttctagagcacaggctcagtagttgtggcacacaggcttagttgctctgtggcatgtgggatcttcccggaccagggctcgaacccatgtcctctgcattggcaggtggattcttaaccactgtgccaccagggaagtccctggtttgtCTTTTAAAGGTGAAAATCCACAGGAGAATGCAAGATAAGAGCAAAAAAGTTTTGGAAGCTGAAACGCAAACAGCTGACTCAGCTGACCTAAGCCAACAATGGGAAAACACCTAGACCCAGCCATTTATACCCTAGAATTCAATCCCCAGAGCTTGGCAGCTAACTGGCAGCACTGGGCACTTCAGAGACAGGGTGAAGTTCAGATGAGGTGACAGCAAGTTGGTGTCCAGACCCACTTCACCCAGACGACGTGCCAGTGCCGGGCCTCTGGTGAGGCAGGGCGGCAGGTCTGTGGGACACTGGGACCCACACTTCTAACCGTGGGTGTAAGGACAAGGTCACAGACTCCCAGGAGGTAAGAGAGTTCTTCCCCAGGGAATACGGAGTCAGAGCGAAAGAGCAGCAGCCCAGCTGTCATCCTACAGCAGAGGTTCTAGCTTGGCATCCACAGCAGCAACTAAGAActtactagaaatgcaaattttgggGCCTGCTGGACCTGCTCAGGAAGAAACTCTGGAATCTGTGTCTTCACCAGCCTCCTGGGTGACTCTGATGCTCactacagtttgagaaccactgccctcaaATGCAGCTCAAAGCCTTTAAATGCCAGCCCCGCCCCCAGATTTCTAGTCAGCTTTAAAAGCTGTTAAAGAcagacaggggacttccctggcggtccagtggttaagactccatgctcccaatgcagggggcacaggttcgagtcctggtcggggaactaagatcccacatgccgcacggtgtggccaaaaaaatttaaaaattaaaaaaaaacaaaaaacaaaaaacagatagcAGACACCGGTATCTGCAGAAACCTCCACCACGAGATCAAAACAGCAAACCACCTGGGAAGGGAGGCTATGCAGGGAGAAGGAACCTTCACATCACTATTATTCTCAGGGAGGAAACACATCCACAGAGCAACGGCAGCTGCAACACACAAAGAAACTTCAGAGAACAATAAAAATAGCtcccagaaattaaaaataatagcagaaataaaaaaCTCTGTAGAAAGATTGAGACATAGCGGAAGAATCCTTACAGAAAACAGAACCAAACGAAAGAGgtgaaaagaagaagaggaaaagtcaCAGGAGGACAGCAGTGCAGGAGGCCCAGCATCTGAGCAACATGGTTCCAGGAAGAGCCTAGAGAGGACCGACTGTAGGGAGATCCAGAGCACAAACCCAACAGCACGTCCCAGAACTGAGGGCACTGCCTGCAAACCGCCCCACCTCCCGGAACCCTGGGCACAAGGAATTTCCCACAAGCttccagagagaagggagaacaAAGGGGAAAAGGTCAGAAATCAGAAAGACTGGATTTCAAGCACCAACTTCTAAATGTGCTGCCATGTACCCTTTCTCTCATAAGCCACTGGGGGATGTGCACACCCCGAGACAAAGGAGTGCACGGGAGCCACTAAACACCACACCCCAACAGGAGATGGGGGAGCCCGCCCCCAGGACGACAGCTGcacaggaagcacagagcccgGAACGATTCCAGCAGAGGAGCTGCAGAATGCCCGATGCACCCACTGCCTTAAGAGGTTCAGGCAGCTGGCTGAGAGCTTGAGGAGGGATTCATGTCAAGCCCAGCGCCTGCCATGGGACTGTGGTGGGGACACTGCCAGCACACAACCAAACAGGCAGGTCCCCTGAGACCCCTTTCTGATGGCTGGGACTGCACCTGCCCTGAACTAGGACGGGGACGAGCCCACTGGGCCGGCAATGAGCAGATCCAGATCCAGCTGCTGGCCTAGTGCCCCTGGGTGCTGCAGGCAAGTCAGGAAACCTCAAGTCTTCAGACTGGAACAGCAACCGGAAAAGCTCAGGGCTAGGATCTGGACTGGATCCCTGAAAGTCCAGTTCCAGCCGAGTGGAAGTTTACACTGAAGGAGAGAAGATCAGGACCAGAGAAGGACTCCAAACACTTACACGAAGATGGAGGACCAGTGTCTAAGTGACGGCATTCTGCTCTTAACTAACACCCCCTCTACTGCACAGCCTGAGGAGGACACAAAATGGACCACCCAAGGGCCAATGGGAGGTGTCACAGACGTCCATCTGTCGGTCACCTCGCCCAGCATATCACATCCCGAAAAACAGAACCAACCTTCCAGCATCAGTAAGATGGCCAAGTGCTCGGACAAACCCATCTTTAATCAGTGGACAGATGAGTCAGTCACAGACTGAGCAAGCACATTTAAACCGGACAAAAGCCCAACGCAGGGACCGCCTAGCTGCCAGTCACAAAGCCTCTGTGGTGTGAGTGACCAGTGACCACAAGAGGCCTGCGCGGGCCAGCTGAGCCACACTGTGAAGACCACAGCCTGCCTCACAGAGGAATGCGCTGGCTGATCCGGTAAACTCCGGAAACAAATTACTCTattaagagaaaatgaaacaaactgaGCTGCCGAGGCCTCAGTGCCCCTTAGCCGCTGACGGGTGTGTGGTGGCCAGAGGGCGTGTACTGCAGGGGGCCACACGCCAGGGACGACACAGCGCCCTTACCTTTCGACTGTATCTTCTCACAGTTGGGGGAGATGATGATGCATTTCAACTTTTTGAGCTTCAGATGTTTGAGAACCTCCCTCAGCCCCAACACAAGTCGGCGTTTGGTCTTAGCCTTGACTGGATCTTTCTGGTACATACGATCTTGGAAACGAACCAGCTCTTTCAGCAGGTCCGTAACACAAGCATCAACTTCTTTACTGAGCATCTGGCTGCAGTAGCTGAAAGAAACATTAGACACGGTCACGTTACCACTGGCTGTGACACTCCAGTGCGCGGCTCCTGGCACGCCTCAGATGAGGCGGACAGCGTGCCCCTTTCAAGACATCACGCTTTGAGAGCAATACTAGTCAAAAAGGTGGAACTCCTGATAGGATTTTACGGAAGGTATGGATGGAGGCATCCTCTCCAGCCCCAACTACAAGGGACAAAGACCTCGGGGCCCCATGTCCCCAGGGCGGCCACTCCTGGGCACCTCTCctcatgaaaaaaaatgtttggagagTCTACCCTGAAGAaaagtgggagggaaggaggcagagcgCCCTAAGAAATTACGTACAGAAATTACACAATGAGAGGGAACCCAGATGCAACGGGCTGTCACCTCACTACCCGTTCCCCCAACCACAACTTGGATTCAAGGGCACCTCTGGCATCACGGCACTAGGACCTCTCAGGAGCAGATTAGGTAGCCCTGGCATGTGTTACAACCAGGTCCTAGCCACCTTCCACCAGGAGGATGCAAACACCGGGCCCAGCCGAGCCGGTGGGCGGAGAACTCAACGCCCAATGTCAGAGCGAGCACAGTGCCCCAGGCCCCACAGCTGCCCGGCTCACTCACTCCCGGAACCGCCGGCTGTGGATCTTGGGGCAGGCCTCCACCTCCTTCTGGGGCTCAGCTCCCAGCCGGTCTTCTGACTTGCTCTCTGCCACAGAAGCACAGGACACCAACTCTTCCATTCCCCCTGGAGTTTCAGAGAAAGAAGTCACAGCATGGCCCCTCCGGGGCTCCACACACAGACTGCGGGGACTGACGCAGGGAATGCTCAACAGGGGCAGTGTCGCCAGAGCAGCCAGAGTCGGCGGCACACACCCGCCACATCCAGACACGGCCACCGAGCGTCACAGCAGGCAGAGGAGTGATGGGAATGGCTTGGGAAATCAGAAGAACTGGACGACTCTCTGCACTGCCTAGAGGTGCCTCCCCGCCCCTTATttagttatttacttatttttattgcggcaaatatttccaaaatttaccattttaaccgtttttggtttttttggccacaccacgcagcatgtgggatattaattccccaaccagggatggaacccgagcCCCTGGCAGTGacagcgtggagtcctaaccagtggaccaccagggaattccctaaccatttttaaatgtgtggTTCAGTggccaaatttattttttaattttgaaatttaaccTGAAGTTCTTATCAGTAAGTTTTAAAAGCAGGTTTATTAGTTCTCAATTTTTTTGCACTTAAATGCTTGAAACCATTCCTTTATCAAATAACCCTTAAAAGAGAAGCTGAACATCTAAACTGGGAGAGCCACAATAGATGTGTTTAAACCCATCAGACAGGATTCAATAACAGCTTACAACACTCAAATTGTTACTTCTAGACACTTCCAAAGTGCAAGTGCAATAACATCACCAAGGGAAGGAGTTCACTCACCAGGAAAGACAATGTCCCATGGCTGGCCTCCCCACCACCGAAAGGCATAGCTTGTAAAACCCCTGGCAGCCTGTATGGCAGGAGCCTCTAGGCTGGGTGGCAGTGGACCCAACCCCAAGATCCACCCCAGGGAAATGCCAGCAGGAGGGGTGCTCACGTCCCCTATATACATCCCACACTGCCACAGCACCTCTGCTTTTAATGGCCCCAAAGTGGAAACGCCCACAATGCTCACATGCCACCTGGCACGTTTGTACACCTGGATGCTATGCAGCAATGACAATCGGGAACTACCTCTACAGGCCACAGACATACTGCTGGACAGAGGGGCACACACTCCAAGATTCCACTGGAACAAAGCCTGAAAGCTCACGGGTAGGGCTGCAGATAGGGCTGAGGCCTTGAGCGGGAATCATGGGGACTGTGGGGCTGATATACTTCTGAACTTGGTAAAAAGCCCTCAAGCTATATGCTTATGATTTGTGTACTGTTCTGAATGTATAATTCACTAAAATGCTTACTTAACCCATTTTTTGTATGACACCATGTCTCACACACTTGTGGGCAAGCAGCTCTGCAGTTAATGGTGTTAATTCTCATGGCACTTCAAATTGCGAGGACCATCCAATGCCACACATATCAAACTCAGGGGCCTCACCCCTCTGTCCCTCTCACCCCTGAGAAGCAGAGACACCAGAAGCTCCACCTGCCCCTAGGGACGTCCTCTTACTGTCAAGTTAGGAGACTGAAAACTTCTGCATTCCTGAGGCCCAACGCCCACGTGCTTTTACCACACAGGGACAACGGCTAGGCAAAGCCCAGACAGTCGGCAGTGCATACGGCCGCCCCCGCTGAAGGATTCTTTAAGCAGCAAGCCAACAGAACTCGGTACCTGAGGGGTCAGGCTGCCCGAGGGCCTGGTCGTCACCACCGCTCTCTCCATCTTGCACATCGTCACTGGCAAAAGCTGGGCTCACAGCATTTTCTTGGAGACGCTGCTGCTTTCTCTCCTGCCGCTCtttcaaaataatctttaaaattaaataaacgaTCAAAACACCTAAATACTTGTACTTAAAAATAAGCTCTTCTGCAAAATAAGCCACCCAAGTTCAGCCGGTTGGCACTGTGCCTGTTTGTGCCCTTACTCCCCAACCCCCCCATGGGTGGGCCCAACCCTCTCACCCACAGCCCAGGAGCAGCATGTTCCCCCTGGGTGCACAGAGCAGGGCGTGCGAGAACTGGGCTCTGTTGCAACTATGCAGCTCAACTGGTACCTGGCCCCAGGCAAGACACGCCTTCCTCAATCTGACACCCACCACACTCCACAGGCTGCTTTGAGAGTTAAATCAAAGAACGTGTGCCAGGAAGTGTCCAATATTTACCAAATCTGAGCATCAgacagattgccttgggtagaatGAGGGTAAACAATGTGAATGAGAACATAGTCCCCCAATTTCTGGTTTTCTGTCCATGTCACTccaaagtattaaaataaataaataaataaggtctcCCCCTCCAGCAGCTAAGGCACCCTGCTTCGCTCGCTCTAGCACCCCATGTGGGAAGAGCAAGGGATCATCTTTCAGAGAATCGTGTACCCATCTTGACAAGAGCAGGTTCAAATGAGAGTGAaggttaaaatctaaaaatataagaGTCGCAAGGAGTAACACAGATACAGGAGAGTCTGTAGGTTTTCTCGCGCCCAATTTCAAACAAAACACCACACACCTTCTTCAACGAGGTTGGCTTCTTGGCCTTGGGGACCTCCCTCTGCTTCCCCTTCTTCATCAGGGGGGCGCTGGAGTCTAAGGGATTGTGCGGGGTCTTCACCTGGCCAAAGCGGTGGCCCTTCTTCCCTGACATGGAGTCTTTGGAGAGGACGGGCACTGCTCCGACTACAACACAGTAGGGACACATGGCTCAGGCTGCCGCCCGCCACCTGCCTGGCTCCAGAGGGCAG
The window above is part of the Eubalaena glacialis isolate mEubGla1 chromosome 9, mEubGla1.1.hap2.+ XY, whole genome shotgun sequence genome. Proteins encoded here:
- the SECISBP2 gene encoding selenocysteine insertion sequence-binding protein 2 isoform X10; amino-acid sequence: MLLPVPLHVRETLSTELSPAPKNVTSMINLKMVASSADPKNGSMSSSEVLSSEPSYKEKHVVHPTKKSRASQGDDPEQNEASRKNKKKKEKSKSKYEVLTVQEPPRIEDAEEFPNLAVASERRDRVESPKFHSKQQPQNNFKSSGKKSQIPVQLDLGGMLTALEKKQHSQNAKQSSKPVVFSVGAVPVLSKDSMSGKKGHRFGQVKTPHNPLDSSAPLMKKGKQREVPKAKKPTSLKKIILKERQERKQQRLQENAVSPAFASDDVQDGESGGDDQALGQPDPSGGMEELVSCASVAESKSEDRLGAEPQKEVEACPKIHSRRFRDYCSQMLSKEVDACVTDLLKELVRFQDRMYQKDPVKAKTKRRLVLGLREVLKHLKLKKLKCIIISPNCEKIQSKGGLDDTLHTIIDYACEQNIPFVFALNRKALGRSLNKAVPVSVVGIFSYDGAQDQFHKMVELTMAARQAYRTMLENAHWELPGEPGPLAPASPPTQGPSCSAEDRPLAPAGKEEPRYIEIWRNHLEAYTQCALELEESLEASTSQMMNLNL